The stretch of DNA GCTGTCCTCGGGCGTCGATTGTTCCCGGCGGCGGGAAGTGCACGATGCGGTCGCGGTGCAAAACTTCTGCCAGCAGCCGGGGCGCGATGGGGGTGGGGTCGTCGTCGAAAAGCCCGAGCACGGCGTCTGCATCGCTGGAGAGAAGTTGAGTGGCACTGCCCCAGTTTGTTCTTGCAGTTCCAGGAGTTGGGCTGCATTGATATCGGTTGAGTGAGGTGCTGGGCTAAGGGTGAGATCGAAGTGCCAATTTGTGATGGGGTCGAACTCGAACAGCGCCCCGCCCTGGCAGGCTTCTTCGATGGTGGTGGCGTGCGATTCGAGAAAAGGGCTGCAGTGGAAGAGATAGCGTGAATCGCCGATGATGTGGCCGTCGTGGCGCGTGATGGTGGCGCTGTTGCGCGGTTCACGCAGCAGCAGGACCTGGAGTTGTTCTATGACTTCGGAGGCAGGCCAGGTGGCGTCGACAAGCGCGGTGAGTTGCACGGGGCGCCGCATACCACGCGCACTGGCGGTGAGCTTCGCCAGGTGCGTTGAGGTGGTGCGCCCCAGCTGTGCCAGCGGCGTGCCAGCAAAGACTCCGCCAGCAGCGGCGCGACGGGCTTTGAGGTCGATGACATTGTCATTCATAGTGGTCACCAGCGTAGTCCTGGGCTAGCGTGGAAGCGAAAGCAACTTTCTTCCCGACGAGGAGATTCCCATGCCAAACCTCTTTGATTTGACCGGACGAACAGCACTCGTGACTGGCGGCTCCGCAGGTATCGGTCTTGGTATAGCCCGCTGCCTGTCCGAGGCCGGCGCGCGGGTGGTCGTCGCAGCGCTTGACGACGCCGCCCTCCACGACCTCCCCAACAAACTGCCAGGTGCCGTGGCCGTGGCGTGCGATGTGACAGTGCTCGCCGACTGTGAACGAGCAGTAGCTACCGCGGTTTCTGAATTTGGCGGGCTAGACATTCTGTCGGCGAACGCCGGGGTATTTCCGCAGGCAGCAGTCGACACGATTGGCGCTGACGAAATCGAAAAGATCACCCGCATTAATGTCGGTGGCATGGCAAACTGTGTGAAAGCAGCGCTGCCGGCGCTGAAAGAGTCCGCACACGGAAGGGTCATCGTGACCAGTTCGATCACCGGAAACATGACTGGCTACCCGGGTTGGGCGCACTATGGCGCCACCAAGGCTGCCCAAATGGGTTATGTCCGCACGGCGGCCGTCGAGCTGGCGCCCCACCAGATCACAGTGAATGCTGTGCTTCCGGGCAATATCGCCACGGAAGGGTTGGCGGAGCTCGACCAGTCCTATGCAGACGCGATGCGCGCCGCCGTTCCCGGTGGTCAGCTTGGCAAACCTGAAGACATTGGCTACGCGGTGGCGTTCCTCGCTTCTGATGCAGCCAGGTTTATTAATGGCCATGGGATTGTGGTCGATGGTGGGCAGATCCTTCCGGAATCAGCTGAGGCCCTCGCCTAGCGGTTGTGGCGTCCTTGGTTAAGGCTTAGGCGAGGTCTCGTTTGATTTTCGCCAGAGCCTTGCCTTTTGCTAGCTCATCGACGACCTTATCCATGGCACGAATCTGCTGCATCAAGGGGTCTTCGATGTTTTCCACGCGGTAGCCACAGATCACACCTGTGATAGTGGGGACGGTCTGCTGCAGCACAGGCGCCTGTGCGCACAGCTCGCGTAGCGTGAGGTCACTGTTAGCATGTTGCTGTAGTTGCTCCTGAGAATAGCCAGTGAGCCACATGAGCACCTCGTCGAGATCTTCCCGAGTGCGGCCTTTTCGCTCTACTTTGGCCAGGTAGAGGCGGTAGATTTCCGCGAAGCGCAGGTTGTAAACACGCTCAAGTTTCGCGGCAGCTTTTTCATCGCTGGTTTTGGTTGTTTCACTCACGCTGGGCAAGTGTAGTCGCCGACAACGCGCGGGACTTTGCCCAGACTTCTTCCGAAGGCTGGCGGTGTGCGCATAATAGGTGCCATGAGATTGGCCACTGTGATTCCGGGCGTGGGCATTGCTGTGGGCGGCGCCGCCGTGGCATTGGCTATTGACCACCTCGCTGTGGGCCTACTGGGGGTCTCCAGCACCATCTTATGGGCAATTGTGCTGGGGATTTGCACAGGCAACATTGGACTTCCCTCGTGGAGTTCCCCTGGGCTGAGCTTTTCCGCCAAGCAAGTATTGCGGGCTGGAATTGTGCTACTTGGACTGGAGATTTCCTTGACGACGCTAGCGAGTCTGGGCTGGCCCGTCCTGGTGGGCAGCGTGCTAATCGTTTTCTCAGGCATGACTACTGCAGCCGGGCTTGCCAAACGATCCGTTCTGAGCTTTCCGCACGCGATACTCATCGGTGCTGGGTGTTCCATCTGCGGAGCCGCCGCGGTCAGCGCTGTCGAAGCGGTGTTGCCCAAGCGGAAGGCGGAGGAGATCGCGAGCGCGATCTCAGTGGTCGTGGTGTTGGGCACGGCGATGATTGTCCTCGGTCCAGCGTTCGTGAGCGCATTGGATTGGCACGAGTTGCCTGCTGGGGTGTTCATCGGTGGGGCAACCCACGAAGTCGGGCAGGTTGTCGCTGCCGGGGGGATCGCCGGTGCCACGGTGTTGCCGCTCGCGGTAGCGGTAAAGCTGTCCCGGGTGTTGCTCTTGGTGCCCGTGGTGTTGGTGGTGGGCTACCGCGAGCGTCCACAGCTGCGTGGGCTGGTCCCTTGCTTTGTCCTGCTCTTTCTTGTGGCTGTGGTCGTGCGCACCGTCGCACCAATCCCGCCGCTAGCCCTGGAGTGGAGCACTCAGCTGCGCGCTTGGCTCTTCGCAGTCGCGATGTTCGCCCTGGGCACCACAGTTACCGCCAGTGCTTTGCGACGCGCCGGTTGGCGCCCATTCCTCTTTGGCCTGGTTGTTTCCTTGGTGGTTGCAATCGTAGCGGGACTCGTCGCCATCACGGTTACTCAGCTCGCCGGTTAGCTCCGAAATCCTCGTGTTTGCGCACTACTGCTTCGTACTTTCGCTGCGCCGTCAGCTCGTAGATGCGCAGCATTTCCGCAGCCTGCGACGCCACTGACCATTGGCCAGCTAGCTCGCGGGATCGCTGCGCTGCGCTCTCGCGCCAGCCTGGCTCTTCCAACCGATCGATGATCCGCAGCATGGCCGCTGCGAAAGCAGTGGGGGCAGGGCCTGCGAGTTCACCATTCTGGCGTGGTTCCAACACCAGGTTTAGCTCAGGGTCGGCGGATACGATGGGCAAGCCCGCGAGGGCCGCCTCGTGCAGGACCAATGCTTGGGTGTCAGTGACGGAAGGGAAAACGAAGCAATCCGCCATGGCGTAAAAAGCGCCCAGCTCGTTGCGAGGAAACTCGCCAGGTAGTAGTACGTTTCCGCCACGTTGCGCAGCAAGCAATCGCTTAGCGATCTTGGGGTAGCGTTCCCAGTCTCCGACGATCATCAGTTGCGCATCGGGATGCAGCTCGCGGACGAGCTCAAAGGCGTCGACAAGCAGGTTAAGGCCCTTTTCCGGAGCTACTCGTCCGACGTAGAGAAACAGTGGGCCCGGGCCGCGCTCGACGGGAGGAGGACCGGCTGGCAGGGGGTCGACCCCGTTGGGGACGCATACGACGTTAGCTTCCGGCGCGATCTGCAGTGCACGCGCCAAGGTCTTCGGCGAAGGCGCTGTCACGACGTTGGCAGAAAGCAGCATTTTGCGCATCAGCCCTAGTAGAGACGCCTTTTCCGGGTCGGGGAATTCTAATCGAGCAGCGCGAATTGCACGCACATCGTAGACTTCGCCACGGTTAAGGCGCGCAAACATGCTCACGATGCCTCGGAGAAGTGGTAGGACGCGGGCGTAGTAATCCGCGTAAGCATCGAAATCGGTGTGCCAGGTCAACAGCAATGGGGTGTTAGTTCGCAACGCCGTCCATACGCCGAGCACTCCGACCGGTCCCAGGCCGTGGGCATGGATCACATCCGGCTGGAGTGCAGCGACCTGGTTGATCGTCCGCTTGAATTTGTTTCCGTTAGCTACTCGGGTCGGCATTTTCGGCACCCGGATGGACGGCAATCTGATTTCCGTTCGGCCGGCACGACCTTCGTGCGGGTTCATTCCCTTGGCCTGTGGTGCCACAACCAGCACCTCGTGCCCCGCGTCCAGCAGATTCCCCTCCAGCTGCTGGACCGCCACCATCAGGCCATTTGAACCCGGACCGTAGTTATCCACGTATTGCGCGACGAATAGCTTGTTTTGCACATAGCCAATGTAGCCCCTCTGTTGGACTTCCGTGTGATGAACCGGCGTGTCCGCGCTCCTTGGTGGTGTTGGGTGCTCGCTTACAGCGAATCTTGCAGAATCAAGTTGTCAGCTCAACAAGATGGGTGTATGCCTGAATAAATGACATCTCTTTTCTCTTCGCTAGCCGTTGGACGTCTGCAATTGAAGAATCGGGTGGTCCAGGGGCCGATGGGGCGCCTACGCGCCGACCATGACGGAAATCCCACCGAGATCATGACGCAGTACTTCGCTGAACGAGCCGGGATGGGGTTGATTGTCACTGACGGCACGTCCCCTACCCGCGAAGGTCGTGTTCACGCATATCAGCCAGGCCTTTTCGACGACTCTCATATCCCTGGCTGGGCAGCGATCGCCGATGCTGTACACCAGGCGGGAGGGACCGTAGTGGCCCAGCTCATGCATGCTGGCTGGAACACTCATTCCGGGATCACCGGTTTCCCTGTCGAAGCTCCCTCCGCCGTGGATCACGAAGGTTGGGCCCATGATGCCCAGGGTAACCGCTTGCCTTTTGAAACCCCCACTCCCCTCGACGAAGGCGGCCTCGACCGGGTCATCGAGGGCTTCCGTGGGGCCGCGCGTCGTGCTATCGAGGCTGGTCTTGACGGTGTCGAACTACATGCGGCTAACGGCTACCTCCTGCACAGCTTCCTCTCCCCCAACTCCAACCAGCGCACTGATGCCTTCGGCGGCTCCCCGGCCAAGCGGGCGGCTTTCCCATTGGCTGTCGCCCGCGCGGTAGCCGAGGAAGTAGGTGCCGACCGGGTGGGTATCCGCGTTTCCCCTGGTGTTCCCGTCCAAGGTGTTGTGGAATCTGATCCGGAAGATATGCTCGCAACTTATTCCGCCCTCATCGACGGACTCAACGAGCTTGGGGTGGCGTACCTCTCTGTGCTGCATTACGACGTCCGTGGCGAACTCGTCGCCACGCTGCGTTCCCGGTTCGCGGGAGCATTCTTCCTCAACAATGCGGCTGGCCCCGAGACCCCGATGGGCCTTGCGGAAGCCACCGAGATCGTCGATGAGCAGCTTGCCGACGCCGCTGTGGTCGCCCGACTAGCCCTAGCCAACCCGGATTTGGTGGCACGCTGGCGTGCGGGTGCTGAGCTCAATGAGCCCCAACCAGCAACTTTCTATGCTGGTGGAGCTCGTGGCTACATCGACTATCCGGCGCTTGAGTCGGAAGCTTAGGACTTCCGCACGGTGATCTGCCAGCCCGCATTGCCTTGACGGCGGAAATCGGTGACCGCATACCCCTCGTCACTGGCCCACTGCGGGATGGTTTCCGTGGCTTGGGTGCAGTCGAAATCGATGACGAGGCTGTCGCCAGATTGGAGGTTGCTCATCGCGGCGCGGGCATCCACGAGCGGAAACGGGCACACCGCACCAAGGGTGTCCAGCGCGTAAGTAGCTGGGGCGATCTGACGCAGCCCCTGCTGTTGTTCGGTACGCACTTTCAGCGCTACGGGTGCCGTCGCAAAGGCAAACTCTTTCGGCTCCGCAGTTAGGCTGGGCTCAGCCACTGGGGCGCTGGTGGGCACTTCAGTGTTTTGCGTTGGCTTGAGGAATACCTTTGCAGCCAGTGCTACGCCCAGCCCAGTAAATAGCAGCGCCACCCACCCTTGGTAGCTAAACAAGCTGGTCTGCACCATGCCATTTCCCACGGTGCAGCCACCAGCCCAGGAGGCGCCGACACCCATCATTACGCCACCGATTACGGAGCGCTGTGCTTGTACGGCATCCGGCAGGCGAACCCGGAATTCACCGGCTGCCTTCGCAGCCAGGTAGGAACCAACGAGGATTCCGAGTACCAGCAGTGTTCCCCAGTTCAAGAATTTCAGATTACCCGTGGTGAGGTAGGAAAAGAGGTCAGCCGAAGGGGTGGTGATCCCCAGGCCGGAGTTACGTCCGGTCGCAGCGGAGAGTGGCCAAGCAATCACGCCGATAATGCCTACCAAGGCGCCCGCGGTGTAAAGGTGCAGTGAACGGGCCCACCATGGCTGTTCGAGGCGTACTTTGCTGCCTCGCATGTTATCGCGCTGGAGGTAGAAATTCACCAAGTAGATGGTGAGTGCACTCAGCCCCAGCGCGAACCACCACACCGAAATGCCGAGCGTTTCGGGCAGGGTGGTCATCTTGACCGTTCGGTTCGCGAGCGCTTCATGTGTGCTAGCTAGCGGTCCGCGCTTCATGGCAGCAGCAGAGAGTCCGTAGCCGACGAGCGCGAGCCAGGACCCGACAAGCCCCTCGCCTGAACGGTACCAAGTGCCGGAAGCACAGCCACCGGCCAGCACGATGCCTACACCGAATACTAGGCTGCCAATCATTACTGCAGCCGGGGCAAAGTCGCTGACCTTTGGAGTGATGATTCCGGCGCTTGTCAACGCTGCAATGCCCACCGCATGGACTGAAATGACGATGAGCAAGGCGACAATGCCTCGCCATGACTTCAGGGTGACGATGTCTCGCAGCATTCCCGTCACACAGAATCGTCCTCGTTGCATCACTGCACCCAAGACAATGCCCACGGCCAAGCCTGAAAGTAGCATGGGTCCCCTTCTTCCCTAGTCAAGATTTTGTAGGGAAACCATAACCCAAAACATACTTAACTGTCTATAGTCCTTAGACAAATCTTTCTACTATCTGGCGCGGGAGCTCACCGCAAGCATGGCCTGATCTGCCAATTCCTCACCCGCACCATCATAGAGATAGACCGCCACGTCAGTCCCAGCACTATACAACTCTGTCTTGTTTGCGCGTTGTTTCGTGGTTGTAGCGATCACCACCTGCGGATGATTATGGCGAATCGCGCTGAGCACCGACAGTGCGTCGTAATGCCCGGGAAGGGCAAGAACCACCAGCTGAGGCGGAGTATCGATATGCACGCGCTGCCACAGTTCCGGATCGGTGACGTCCCCAGCGACCACATTGTGCCCGGCCTGCCGCAGCACTTCGATGCGATCTTCATCGAATTCCACACCCCACACCCGCAGACCATATGCCTCAGTCAACCGGTGATACACACCTTCACCGACCCTGCCCATACCCATCACCAGGGCATCCGCACCGACAATCCGCACTGGCTTCTCGTCTGGAGCCAACCGGTGCTCGGGTACCTCAGGAATCAGACGCAGGAGCATCGGCATCAGTCGATGTTCGGTTGTCGCCACGATAGATCCCACGATGAAGCTGCCAGCCACCGCAATCGCCATTATCGACGTCCACACCGGCGGCAACACCCCTTGCGCCACCGCAACTGAGGTGACGATCAACCCGAATTCCGAGTGATTAGCCAAGGTTAAACCTGAGAGCGCCGCGGTGCGATTCGACATGCCCACCCGCTGCAAAATCACCATGAAAATTCCCGCCTTGGCTATCAGGAAAACCAGCAGAATACCGGCTATCACAAAGCCTGTGGCATTGGGCAGGCCGCCGAGGCCGATCTGGAGGAAGAACGCTACAAGTAGCAGCTCGCGGACGCTGATGAGGGCGTAGAAAAGCCGCTCGGAAACCGGGTGCCCGGACAGGATAATGCCCGCCACCAGGGAGCCGAAAGAGCCGGAAATTCCGGAAAGTTCGAAAAGCGAATACGCGCCGACGGCGATGCCGATACCAGTGAGCACCAAGAGTTCAGTACGAAACATCCGGTTAGGAAGGCGGGTGACCAGCGGACGTAGCAGCAAAAGCAGCGGGAGTACCAGGGCCCATTTCTCCGGGACTCGCCCCGAGGAGGCTACCAACACTCCGACGGCGATGATGTCTTGCAGAATCAAAACGCCAAGCGCAATGCGACCCACCGCTGATCCGCTGCGGTTTTGTTCTTCGAGCAGGGACATCACGAAGACGGTGGAGGAAAACGCGGTAGCCATCCCAAGATAGATCAGCGCTTTAAACTCCAGGCCCGCCAGTCCCGCCAGGGGCAGCAGGCCAATCAAGCTGAACACCACAGTGAAGATCACCGTATTGGCAAAGGCCTGCCCGAGCGCGGAGCCCACTACCCGCGGGCGCGCGATATCTCGCGGATTTAGCTTCAGGCCGATGGTAAACAGCAGCACCGTCACACCAAGTTCGGCGAAAATGTCAATCGCCGGGATGTGATCTAGCCCTAGGGCACTAATGGCAAACCCAGCGCCTAGAAATCCAATGAGCGGAGGCAAGCGCAGAAGGGACGCTAAGAAACCACCGACAATGGAAAACAGCACCGCAATAAGATAGATCGATTCCACAGCATAACCATACTGTTTATGAGTATTCCGTCCCCCCATAACGGTTGCTCCCTACCTCTTGCCACCGCATCGGCCGGGTCGCACACAGGTGTCGGGGCAAAACCAATAGCTAATATTGAAAAACATGGTGCACATCCGGGGTCTCGCCCTCGTTGGGTCAGCGAGCGCATTTTTGTTTTTGTGGCGTTTCACGCCATTTTCACATTTTGATGTTGCGCGTTCCATGCTCTGGGGGTTAAGCCTGGGCATGCTCAGTTGCGGGGCAGGATTTCTCGCCAGTGAATTTATCGGCGCTGACCACCGCACTGACCCAATCGCAGCGACACCACCGAAAGAAATATCGAAACTCCGAAGGGCAACCTTCTTCCTAGGCGCCTCCTTCCTCATCGTGATAGCGGCGATTGAACTACTCGGCGTTCCGCTAGAAGAAACCCTGAAAGCGATAGGCGCTGGCCTCATTCTGGCTGCATTTCTAGCGCGACGCTCGTGGTTCATCCAAGTCCCCGCCGTGATGCTGCTTGCCATGCAGGCTTATGCAGCCGTGGCCTCCAGTTTCCACACCGAGCACTATTTCTTCCTCGGCGTTTTCTGCACCGTGCTGGGGGTAAGCCTCGAACCCCTCTCCTGCAACCGCACCACCCGGCTCTGCGCGTTGCTAGTCTGCGCGGTCCTCGCCTATCTCGGATTCCGGCTTCGTTACAAATCTGAACTCGGATATCGAAGCTTTCGATTTCGGTCCTAATTTTCACGCGTTGTGCATGATGACGGCCGGGGCGTCGTTAAGCCTGGCAGCGTCAAACCAGGTAGCGCGCTGGAGCGGTGCGCTCCGGTGGGGCGCACACGCAGTCTCTATGTACCTGCTGGGCGTGCTAGCTGCGGCTATCTACGATCTCACCCACACCGGGGCGCAGGCTGATTTCGGATGGACGATGTATGCCCCGCTCTCCGACGCCTCCCACTCAAGCCGCTACACCTCTAGCCTGTATGACCTGCTCCAGAACTACGGCCCCACGTTCCCCCATTGGGTTGCCCTCCTCGCTGCAGTCGCGGTGTGCGGCCTTGCCGCCTGGCATCGTGGCCCGGGCCCGGTAGAGCACCTCATGCGCGCTACTTATCGACGCCTCTAGCCCCCAAATACAACTTCACTCAGAATTCACCCTGCTGTCCCACCGTGGTCACCCAGCAACGATAACTTTTTCTTGCACTACACATCCGTTATCAAAAGGTGGCATGAACGTGAAGAAAATCGCGTCGGTAATTCTTGCCGGCATCCTCGCAGCTCCCCTAGCAGTCTCCGCCCCCAATGCGGCAGCGTTGGGCAGTTCGGAATTCGGTTCCAGCCTGCTCAGCTCCGGTAGCTCTACTAGGTCCGGTAGCTCCGGGAACGCAGGACCATCGACCCCAGCACTCCCAGCAACCGGCGCACAAGCCTACGCCACAAACACCACCCGCCCCGTCCTGTGGCAGGAAAGCTTCGACGGAGTGGATACTTCCCTCGGTTTCTCTAAGCAGGCACCGGCAGGTTTTGCCGTTGACACCAACGAGATCAAGTCGGGCGAGGAACGCTGGAAGGGCTGGACATGGACAAACACTCGGGACTGGACCTTTGCGGTAGGCACCGATCAACGCCACTACTTTACCAGGGGCCATGGCTCCTACGCGGTCGCTGAGTCCCAGCATCACCGCATCGCGGCCCCTGAAGTGATGAATACTTCCCTGCGCACCCCGGACCTAGCGCTCGCCCCCGGGGTAGCTTTCGAGTTCGATTCCCACTACCGCCAAGGCAGCCCCGAAAATTCCGGGCAGGTCACCGCGCACTACGACACCGGTGAGACCCAGGTGATTCGCACGTTCAACGAAGACACATGGTCTTCCCACGAGGTACTGCCGCTACAGCCACCGGCTGGGGCGAAGAACGTCTACTTCACGTTTGACTACCTCAATGCACAGGACGACTGGTTCTGGGCAGTCGATAACCTCGCTTTGACGCAGCCGTTGGGGCCGGTCGTCGGCAAGCCCGAGGCAATTATCGACGTCCTCTCGGACACCCATGGCCACACGGAAAAGTACGCCCGGGCCATGAAGGTGCTGAATTCGCAGGCAGATCCAGCCGGGGCAATCGTGTTTAACGGCGACTATGTCGATGTCGGCGCGCAAGAAAACTATGACGCTTTCCAGGCAGACCGCAAGGCGTACCCGCACGTGAGCGGGCGGGAATACTTCACGATCGGCAATCACGAGATGCTCGGCCAGGAAGGCTCGGACGTCTACATTAAGCGGTTCCTCGATATGACTGGCCAGGAACATGTGTGGCGGGAGGAAGTGGTAGACGGCCAGCCGATCATCACCATTTCCACCGAGCATTACAGCGATGCCCTGCGTGGTGGCAAGGAGCCGTACGTGGTGCTTTCCGCCGAGCAGCTGGAGTGGATCGACTCGCGGCTCGCGTACTGGGAAGCCAAGAATCAACCCGTGTTGTTGTTTTCCCACTTGGTATTGCCAAACACCGTCTCTCTTACGCACTCCGCGTGGTACGGTAACGACTTCGCAGATCTGAACTCCTTCTCCGCGGTGGTGGGCAAATACCGCAACGTGGTGATGTTCACCTCGCACACGCACGCCAGCCACGACCTCAACGACTGGTGGGGCGTCTACCGTGATGACAGCACCGGAAACCGCGCCGGCTTCCCGGTGGTAAACACCGGTGCACTGCTGAACAACACGTGGCCAGATGGCGACCACGACGAATCCAAGCTGGATGGCGACCACTCGACGGGCCTGCGAGTGAAGGTCTACTCCGACCGCGTCCGCGTAGAAGCCTGGGATTTCGTCTCGGGGAAGATGGTGAAGTTCCACGATCTGCCCCGTTTGGCAGCACAGTAACTCCATCGGCGGGCGCTAGTTACTCGCTCCTAGGTACAAAAAATCCAGGTGGGTGCGCTTGTTGTGTGCACCCACCTGGATTCTTATTGCCTAGCCCCAAGCCTTGAGCAGGGCGTCAGACTCTTCCTGGGTGGTGATGGTGATCCGGACCCCTTCTGGGAAAGCCCGCACAAGCACGCCCTTTTCCGCAAGGTTGGCGGCGATCTCCTGCGGTGTCCCCAGCGCCGAAACGGCATCGGCAGGCAACCAAATGAAGTTCGCCTCGGAAGGCAACGCACCATGATCCGCTAAGGATTCCACGACCCGGGCACGCTGCTCAATGGTGGTTTCGATGCGTTCGCTCAGTTCATCCTGCGCGTGCAGGGATGCCAAAGCTCCTGCTTGTGCAACGGCACTCACTGAGAATGGGATGGCCACCTTGTTCAAGGCCCCGATGATCTCTGCGGAGCCAAACGCGTAGCCTACGCGGACACCGGCCAAGCTGTATGCCTTAGAGAAGGTGCGCAGCCCCACCACGTTCGGGTGCGAATCCAGGAAGTCGGTGGCCACTGGGGTGTCGGTGGCGCGGTTGTACTCGAAGTACGCTTCGTCCAGCGCCACGATGACATCCGCAGGCACCGCCGCCAGGAACTCCTGGAATTCCGCGGTGGTCACTGTGGTACCCGTTGGGTTATTCGGATTGCAGACAAACACCAAGCGGGTGTGCTCGGTGATCGCTGCCGCCATTGCCTTCAGGTCCACTCCGTGGTTGTCGTCTAGCGGGACAGCTACCGGCTTCGCGCCAACTACCTGCGCAAAGAGTGGATAAGCCTCAAAGGAACGCCACGGGAACACGATCTCGTCTGCAGCGGTGCAAGTGATCTGAACGAGCTGCTGGCACAGTGCCGAGGATCCAGTACCCACCGCGACGTTGTCCAGGGTGAGACCAAGGTGTTCTGCGAGTGCGGTGCGCAGCTCAATCGCACCCATGTCTGGGTAGCGGTTGGCTCCAGCTGCCGCGGTTTGCATTGCTTCGACGGCGGATGGCAGTGGCGGTTGCAGGGTCTCGTTGGAGGAGAGCTTGATGGCATTCTCGGCTCGTTTGCCAGGAACGTAGGCTGGCAAGTTTGCTAGATCTGCGCGAATCATGGTTGAAGTGTCCTTCTTATGGGTTGCGTGGGCCACGGGGGCCGTAGTCGAATTCAGCGGTGAGCGGGCCGAATGCTTGGAGACCGCGAGGGGCGTCGAATGGATCGAGGTGCACTTCGAGGAACGCGCCGTCGTCAGACTTGGCGATCTGCTGCAGAGCTTCCTCCAGCTCGCCTTCGGTCCGAGCAACATAGGACTTCATCGTGGTGTCGCGCATGAACACCTTGGGCAGCTCGGCGTAGGACCAGTCCTGGATGTCGTTGTACTCGTCCTCCATTCCCAGGATGAAGCGCTCGATGGTGTAGCCCTTGTTGTTGACCAGGACGATGAGAGGCTTCAGTTCCTCGCGAACGATCGTCGATAGTTCTTGCGCGGTGAGTTGGAAGGAACCGTCACCGATGAACAACACATGGCGACGCTCAGGTGCCGCCAACATCGAACCCAGCAACGCCGGCAGCGTGAAACCGATCGATCCCCAAATCGGCGAATTGATGTATTGCGTTCCCGCCGGCATCCGCAGCGGCCCCAGTCCGATGTTCGACGTGCCTGCTTCAGCGATCACCACACCGTTTTCTTCCAGATGGCTCACGAAGTGTGGCCACATCCGAGCCTGCGTCAACGGCGCCTGCTTATCGACGACGAACTCCGGCACCTCCACCTGCTCCGAAGCTGCCGGTGCTTGCACAGCTGGGAGCTTTTCGAGCAAGATGGCCAGAAGTTCGAGGGTGTTGATGCCCACGAAGTACTCCCCTGCGACGAGCG from Corynebacterium epidermidicanis encodes:
- a CDS encoding SDR family NAD(P)-dependent oxidoreductase, with the protein product MPNLFDLTGRTALVTGGSAGIGLGIARCLSEAGARVVVAALDDAALHDLPNKLPGAVAVACDVTVLADCERAVATAVSEFGGLDILSANAGVFPQAAVDTIGADEIEKITRINVGGMANCVKAALPALKESAHGRVIVTSSITGNMTGYPGWAHYGATKAAQMGYVRTAAVELAPHQITVNAVLPGNIATEGLAELDQSYADAMRAAVPGGQLGKPEDIGYAVAFLASDAARFINGHGIVVDGGQILPESAEALA
- a CDS encoding DUF2200 domain-containing protein; the protein is MSETTKTSDEKAAAKLERVYNLRFAEIYRLYLAKVERKGRTREDLDEVLMWLTGYSQEQLQQHANSDLTLRELCAQAPVLQQTVPTITGVICGYRVENIEDPLMQQIRAMDKVVDELAKGKALAKIKRDLA
- a CDS encoding YeiH family protein, with protein sequence MRLATVIPGVGIAVGGAAVALAIDHLAVGLLGVSSTILWAIVLGICTGNIGLPSWSSPGLSFSAKQVLRAGIVLLGLEISLTTLASLGWPVLVGSVLIVFSGMTTAAGLAKRSVLSFPHAILIGAGCSICGAAAVSAVEAVLPKRKAEEIASAISVVVVLGTAMIVLGPAFVSALDWHELPAGVFIGGATHEVGQVVAAGGIAGATVLPLAVAVKLSRVLLLVPVVLVVGYRERPQLRGLVPCFVLLFLVAVVVRTVAPIPPLALEWSTQLRAWLFAVAMFALGTTVTASALRRAGWRPFLFGLVVSLVVAIVAGLVAITVTQLAG
- a CDS encoding glycosyltransferase is translated as MQNKLFVAQYVDNYGPGSNGLMVAVQQLEGNLLDAGHEVLVVAPQAKGMNPHEGRAGRTEIRLPSIRVPKMPTRVANGNKFKRTINQVAALQPDVIHAHGLGPVGVLGVWTALRTNTPLLLTWHTDFDAYADYYARVLPLLRGIVSMFARLNRGEVYDVRAIRAARLEFPDPEKASLLGLMRKMLLSANVVTAPSPKTLARALQIAPEANVVCVPNGVDPLPAGPPPVERGPGPLFLYVGRVAPEKGLNLLVDAFELVRELHPDAQLMIVGDWERYPKIAKRLLAAQRGGNVLLPGEFPRNELGAFYAMADCFVFPSVTDTQALVLHEAALAGLPIVSADPELNLVLEPRQNGELAGPAPTAFAAAMLRIIDRLEEPGWRESAAQRSRELAGQWSVASQAAEMLRIYELTAQRKYEAVVRKHEDFGANRRAE
- a CDS encoding oxidoreductase, translating into MTSLFSSLAVGRLQLKNRVVQGPMGRLRADHDGNPTEIMTQYFAERAGMGLIVTDGTSPTREGRVHAYQPGLFDDSHIPGWAAIADAVHQAGGTVVAQLMHAGWNTHSGITGFPVEAPSAVDHEGWAHDAQGNRLPFETPTPLDEGGLDRVIEGFRGAARRAIEAGLDGVELHAANGYLLHSFLSPNSNQRTDAFGGSPAKRAAFPLAVARAVAEEVGADRVGIRVSPGVPVQGVVESDPEDMLATYSALIDGLNELGVAYLSVLHYDVRGELVATLRSRFAGAFFLNNAAGPETPMGLAEATEIVDEQLADAAVVARLALANPDLVARWRAGAELNEPQPATFYAGGARGYIDYPALESEA
- a CDS encoding YeeE/YedE thiosulfate transporter family protein, which produces MLLSGLAVGIVLGAVMQRGRFCVTGMLRDIVTLKSWRGIVALLIVISVHAVGIAALTSAGIITPKVSDFAPAAVMIGSLVFGVGIVLAGGCASGTWYRSGEGLVGSWLALVGYGLSAAAMKRGPLASTHEALANRTVKMTTLPETLGISVWWFALGLSALTIYLVNFYLQRDNMRGSKVRLEQPWWARSLHLYTAGALVGIIGVIAWPLSAATGRNSGLGITTPSADLFSYLTTGNLKFLNWGTLLVLGILVGSYLAAKAAGEFRVRLPDAVQAQRSVIGGVMMGVGASWAGGCTVGNGMVQTSLFSYQGWVALLFTGLGVALAAKVFLKPTQNTEVPTSAPVAEPSLTAEPKEFAFATAPVALKVRTEQQQGLRQIAPATYALDTLGAVCPFPLVDARAAMSNLQSGDSLVIDFDCTQATETIPQWASDEGYAVTDFRRQGNAGWQITVRKS
- a CDS encoding cation:proton antiporter family protein, giving the protein MESIYLIAVLFSIVGGFLASLLRLPPLIGFLGAGFAISALGLDHIPAIDIFAELGVTVLLFTIGLKLNPRDIARPRVVGSALGQAFANTVIFTVVFSLIGLLPLAGLAGLEFKALIYLGMATAFSSTVFVMSLLEEQNRSGSAVGRIALGVLILQDIIAVGVLVASSGRVPEKWALVLPLLLLLRPLVTRLPNRMFRTELLVLTGIGIAVGAYSLFELSGISGSFGSLVAGIILSGHPVSERLFYALISVRELLLVAFFLQIGLGGLPNATGFVIAGILLVFLIAKAGIFMVILQRVGMSNRTAALSGLTLANHSEFGLIVTSVAVAQGVLPPVWTSIMAIAVAGSFIVGSIVATTEHRLMPMLLRLIPEVPEHRLAPDEKPVRIVGADALVMGMGRVGEGVYHRLTEAYGLRVWGVEFDEDRIEVLRQAGHNVVAGDVTDPELWQRVHIDTPPQLVVLALPGHYDALSVLSAIRHNHPQVVIATTTKQRANKTELYSAGTDVAVYLYDGAGEELADQAMLAVSSRAR